The Betta splendens chromosome 7, fBetSpl5.4, whole genome shotgun sequence genome includes a window with the following:
- the LOC114858420 gene encoding proteasomal ubiquitin receptor ADRM1-like isoform X1, whose protein sequence is MSSGALFPSLVTGSRGSSSKYLVEFRAGKMTLKGNVVTPDKRKGMVYIQQSDDSLIHFCWKDRTTGNVDDDLIIFPDDCEFKRVSQCTTGRVYVLKFKAGSKRLFFWMQEPKTEKDDDFCRKVNEYLNNPPIPGAPGSGGGSGHELSALGGEGGLQNLLGNMSHNQLMQLMGPTGLGGLVGLGALAGPGLANLLGSGGQATSSSSSSLSSRSQSAAVTSSSGGASRQSSSQAPATSVTPAAAAAASAVAPTSAASSAPASAQTPLASASGASPGSHQPIQLSDLQSILATMNVPASAAAQGSAVDLASVCTPEMMAPILTNAEVQQRLLPFLPSGESLPQSVEEIQSTLSSPQFQQSMSMFSSALASGQLGPLMSQFGLPAEAVDAANRGDVEAFARAMQAKKGDSNKKKDEDEDMSLD, encoded by the exons ATGTCGTCAGGCGCTCTCTTTCCAAGCCTTGTGACCGGTTCCAGGGGAAGCTCCAGCAAGTACCTGGTCGAGTTTCGTGCTGGCAAAATGACTCTCAAGGGAAACGTAGTGACACCGGATAAACGCAAAGGCATGGTGTACATCCAGCAGTCTGATGACTCCCTAATTCACTTCTGCTGGAAGGACAGGACAACTGGGAATGTGGATGAT GACCTAATCATCTTCCCTGATGACTGTGAATTCAAGAGGGTGAGCCAGTGCACCACTGGACGTGTTTACGTTCTGAAATTCAAGGCTGGCTCCAAGAGACTGTTCTTCTGGATGCAG GAACCAAAGACTGAGAAGGATGATGACTTCTGTCGCAAGGTTAATGAGTACCTGAACAACCCTCCCATTCCTGGAGCACCTGGAAGCGGAGGCGGCAGTGGCCATGAACTTTCTGCActtggaggagagggaggtctTCAAAACCTGTTGGGAAATATGAGTCACAACCAGCTAATGCAACTGATGGGCCCCACAGGTCTGGGCGGCCTAG TAGGTCTAGGAGCTCTAGCTGGACCAGGACTGGCCAATTTGCTGGGAAGTGGAGGACAAGCTACCAGCAGCTCTTCATCCAG TCTAAGCTCTCGTAGCCAGTCAGCTGCAGTTACGTCTTCATCAGGTGGAGCCTCCAGACAGAGTTCCTCTCAGGCCCCTGCCACCTCTGTGAcccctgctgccgctgctgctgcttcagctgtggcACCTACTAGTGCTGCTTCCTCAGCCCCAG CCTCAGCTCAGACTCCATTGGCCTCAGCTTCTGGTGCCAGCCCAGGCTCTCATCAGCCCATCCAACTCAGTGACCTTCAGAGCATCCTTGCCACCATGAATGTTCCTGCATCAGCGGCTGCTCAGggatcagcag TGGACCTTGCAAGTGTGTGCACCCCAGAGATGATGGCTCCCATACTGACCAATGCCGAGGTCCAGCAAAGACTGCTGCCCTTTCTCCCCTCTGGGGAGAGTTTACCACAGAGTGTTGAGGAGATCCAGAGCACACTTAGCTCACCTCAGTTCCAGCAG TCGATGAGTATGTTCAGCAGTGCCCTGGCCTCCGGGCAGCTTGGACCTCTGATGAGTCAGTTTGGTTTGCCAGCAGAGGCTGTGGATGCAGCTAACAGAGGAG ACGTGGAGGCATTTGCTAGAGCCATGCAGGCCAAAAAAGGAGACTCCAACAAGAAGAAAGATGAAGACGAGGACATGAGTCTGGATTAA
- the dnajc5ab gene encoding dnaJ homolog subfamily C member 5, producing the protein MDHQRQRTLSTSGESLYVVLGVDKNATTEDIKKCYRKLALKFHPDKNPDNPEAAEKFKEINNAHSILIDATKKNIYDKYGSLGLYVAEQFGEENVNTYFVLSSWWAKALFVFCCLATGCYFCCCLCCCCNCCCGKCKPRPPMDQEPEFYVSPEDLEAQMTAEERDGSEPIVMQPSSATETTQLTSDAHHSYRTDSY; encoded by the exons ATGGATCATCAGAGACAGAGGACTCTCTCCACATCAGGAGAATCTCTGTACGTGGTGCTGGGAGTTGACAAGAACGCCACGACTGAGGACATCAAAAAATGTTACAG GAAACTGGCTTTGAAGTTTCACCCAGATAAGAACCCTGACAACCCAGAGGCAGCTGAAAAGTTTAAAGAAATCAACAATGCCCACTCTATCCTGATTGACGCCACCAAGAAGAACATCTACGACAAATATGGCTCACTGGGGCTCTATGTGGCGGAACAATTTGGAGAGGAGAACGTCAACACTTActttgttctgtccagctggTGGGCCAAG GCcttgtttgtgttctgctgtCTGGCCACAGGATGTTATTTCTGctgttgcttgtgttgttgctgtaattGTTGCTGTGGTAAATGTAAACCTCGGCCACCCATGGACCAGGAGCCTGAGTTCTATGTCTCCCCTGAGGACCTGGAGGCTCAGATGACAGCTGAAGAGAGAG ATGGATCAGAGCCCATTGTGATGCAGCCATCCTCAGCCACAGAAACCACCCAGCTCACCTCTGATGCCCATCACAGCTACAGGACCGATTCATACTAG
- the LOC114858420 gene encoding proteasomal ubiquitin receptor ADRM1-like isoform X2, which translates to MSSGALFPSLVTGSRGSSSKYLVEFRAGKMTLKGNVVTPDKRKGMVYIQQSDDSLIHFCWKDRTTGNVDDDLIIFPDDCEFKRVSQCTTGRVYVLKFKAGSKRLFFWMQEPKTEKDDDFCRKVNEYLNNPPIPGAPGSGGGSGHELSALGGEGGLQNLLGNMSHNQLMQLMGPTGLGGLGLGALAGPGLANLLGSGGQATSSSSSSLSSRSQSAAVTSSSGGASRQSSSQAPATSVTPAAAAAASAVAPTSAASSAPASAQTPLASASGASPGSHQPIQLSDLQSILATMNVPASAAAQGSAVDLASVCTPEMMAPILTNAEVQQRLLPFLPSGESLPQSVEEIQSTLSSPQFQQSMSMFSSALASGQLGPLMSQFGLPAEAVDAANRGDVEAFARAMQAKKGDSNKKKDEDEDMSLD; encoded by the exons ATGTCGTCAGGCGCTCTCTTTCCAAGCCTTGTGACCGGTTCCAGGGGAAGCTCCAGCAAGTACCTGGTCGAGTTTCGTGCTGGCAAAATGACTCTCAAGGGAAACGTAGTGACACCGGATAAACGCAAAGGCATGGTGTACATCCAGCAGTCTGATGACTCCCTAATTCACTTCTGCTGGAAGGACAGGACAACTGGGAATGTGGATGAT GACCTAATCATCTTCCCTGATGACTGTGAATTCAAGAGGGTGAGCCAGTGCACCACTGGACGTGTTTACGTTCTGAAATTCAAGGCTGGCTCCAAGAGACTGTTCTTCTGGATGCAG GAACCAAAGACTGAGAAGGATGATGACTTCTGTCGCAAGGTTAATGAGTACCTGAACAACCCTCCCATTCCTGGAGCACCTGGAAGCGGAGGCGGCAGTGGCCATGAACTTTCTGCActtggaggagagggaggtctTCAAAACCTGTTGGGAAATATGAGTCACAACCAGCTAATGCAACTGATGGGCCCCACAGGTCTGGGCGGCCTAG GTCTAGGAGCTCTAGCTGGACCAGGACTGGCCAATTTGCTGGGAAGTGGAGGACAAGCTACCAGCAGCTCTTCATCCAG TCTAAGCTCTCGTAGCCAGTCAGCTGCAGTTACGTCTTCATCAGGTGGAGCCTCCAGACAGAGTTCCTCTCAGGCCCCTGCCACCTCTGTGAcccctgctgccgctgctgctgcttcagctgtggcACCTACTAGTGCTGCTTCCTCAGCCCCAG CCTCAGCTCAGACTCCATTGGCCTCAGCTTCTGGTGCCAGCCCAGGCTCTCATCAGCCCATCCAACTCAGTGACCTTCAGAGCATCCTTGCCACCATGAATGTTCCTGCATCAGCGGCTGCTCAGggatcagcag TGGACCTTGCAAGTGTGTGCACCCCAGAGATGATGGCTCCCATACTGACCAATGCCGAGGTCCAGCAAAGACTGCTGCCCTTTCTCCCCTCTGGGGAGAGTTTACCACAGAGTGTTGAGGAGATCCAGAGCACACTTAGCTCACCTCAGTTCCAGCAG TCGATGAGTATGTTCAGCAGTGCCCTGGCCTCCGGGCAGCTTGGACCTCTGATGAGTCAGTTTGGTTTGCCAGCAGAGGCTGTGGATGCAGCTAACAGAGGAG ACGTGGAGGCATTTGCTAGAGCCATGCAGGCCAAAAAAGGAGACTCCAACAAGAAGAAAGATGAAGACGAGGACATGAGTCTGGATTAA